In one Gemmatimonadaceae bacterium genomic region, the following are encoded:
- the rpsJ gene encoding 30S ribosomal protein S10 translates to MAGKIRIRLKAFDHAVIDQASADIVRTAEKTGAQVSGPIPLPTKTQRWTVLRSPHVDKKSREQFELKTHKRMIDILDSRAQTVDALTKLDLPAGVDVEIKVE, encoded by the coding sequence ATGGCTGGCAAGATTCGCATCCGACTGAAGGCGTTCGACCACGCCGTGATCGACCAGGCGAGCGCGGACATCGTCCGCACCGCCGAGAAGACCGGGGCGCAGGTGTCGGGCCCGATCCCGCTGCCGACGAAGACGCAGCGCTGGACCGTGCTGCGGTCGCCGCACGTCGACAAGAAGTCGCGGGAGCAGTTCGAGCTGAAGACGCACAAGCGCATGATCGACATCCTCGATTCGCGCGCGCAGACGGTGGACGCGCTCACGAAGCTGGACCTGCCGGCGGGCGTGGACGTCGAGATCAAGGTGGAATGA